One Thioclava sp. ES.031 genomic window, GCCGAGTTCGCCGATGTCTACGAGAGCTTCTACCCCCAGTTCCGCGCGCCCTTCGCGCCGCTGGATTTCGACGGGAAGACCACGGGCCTGCCGACGCGCTGGGGCTGGGTCGGGCCGACCGTCAACACCAAGTATGACAAGCTGGAGAACTGGAGCAGCTACGCGCCTTGTTTCGATCCGGCCTACAAGGACAAGATCTGTGTGCTCGACTGGGGCGACTGGCCGATCATGCCGATGGCGCTCTATGCCGGGATCGATCCCTACAAGGAGCTCGACGACGCCGAGCTCAACGAGATCCGCCTCGTGCTGCGCGCGCTCTTCAAGAACACGCGGGCGATCGTCGGAGACCTGTCGGTCGCGCAGAAAGGCCTGATGGATGGCTCGTTCAGAACCTTGATCGGGGGCGGCACCTACTGCACCTCGGCGCTGCGCAAGGATGGCCAGAAAGAGATCATGTCGATCGTGCCCGAGCCGAAAGACGGCTTGAACCAGGGCATCATCTGGATGGAAGCGGGCGGGATCGTGAAAGACCCCGTCGACGACGCCAAGGCCAAGGCGCTGCTGCGCAACCTGACCTCGCCGGAAGTGGCCGTCAAACTCGCCTGGACGGAAGCGACCTGCAACCTCGTGCCCTCGCAGGAAGCCGAAGCTCTGTTCACCGACGAGCAGAAGGACGTGCTGCAGATGGATTACATGTGGGAGGCCTGGGACAAGTCCCACTTCCACAACGTGGCGCCGAATATCGACCAGATGCTCGAAATCTGGTCTCAGGAACTGGCCGCCGCGCGTTGATCTCCCGATTTGCAAGGGCGGTTTCGCCGCCCTTGCTCCCTTTCTGAGACAGGAAGTCCCCCTTGGTTTCTCCCATCATCAAAGCCACCGGAATCGATAAATACTACGGCACCTATCGCGCGCTGACCGATATCTCATTGGAAGTCGCCAATGGGGAGTTTCTGGCGCTCGTCGGGCCTTCGGGCTGCGGCAAGACCACGCTGCTCAAGATCCTGGCCGGTTTCGAGGACCTGTCGGCAGGCAGTCTCGTGATCGACGGGGCGGATATGACGGAGATTCCCGCCTCGGCTCGACCGACGCGGATGGTGTTCCAGAAGCTCGCGCTTTTCCCGCACAAGACCGTCGCGCAGAATATCGGCTTTCCGCTGCATCTGGCCAAACGCCCGAAGCCCGAGATCGACGCGGCGGTGCGCCGGATGCTGGAGCTGATGCATCTCAAGGAAAGCTACCTCAACCGATACCCGCACGAGCTCTCGGGCGGGGAACAACAGCGCGTGGCGCTCGCGCGGTCGATGGTGTCGCAGCCGCCGGTGCTGCTCTTGGACGAGCCGATGAGCGCGCTCGATGCGAAGCTCAAGAAATCCCTGCAGGCTGAGCTCAAGCACCTGCATCGCCATGTCGGGACGAGCTTCGTCCACGTCACGCATGACCTCGAAGAGGCGATGATGCTCGCCGACCGGATTTGCGTGATGCGCGCGGGGAAGATCGTGCAACTGGGCGAGCCGTCCGAGATTTATTACCGTCCCGCGAATGCTTTCGTGGCCGGGTTCATCGGGGATACCAATCTCCTGCCCGCCAAGGTCACGCGGGAGGGCGATGCATTCCGGTTCGCCTGCGACGTTCTTGACTGCGCAAACCCGATCATCGCCACCGATCAGGTCGCGCCCGGTGTTGCGGCGGGGGCTGATGCGGCGCTGATGATCCGTCCCGAAATGCTGCGCCTGCTTGCGCCGGGCGAAAGCGCTGACTGCTCCATTTCTGGGACGGTGAACGAGTTCTTCATCCGGGGAGCCTCGATCCAGTATCGGATCGCGGCGGCCGGAACCGAGATCGTGATGGATATCCCCGGCACCTCCACCTTGCCGGCGAAGCAGGGCGACCCGGTGAGGCTCGGTCTCGCGCTGGGCGACCTGTTCGCCGTGGAGGCGTAAGCGATGGCCGAGATACAGAAATCCTGGCGAGACGGCGCGCTGCGCCTGTCGACTTTGCCGCTCTTGCTGCTGATGGGACTGTTCTTCGTGATCCCGCTGATCATGACGGCGCTCCTGAGCTTTCAGGGCACGCAATACTATCGGCTCGTCTGGACTTGGGATCTGAAGGTCTGGACCGACGTGTTCAGCCAGGTCCACTACTGGACGATCATGTGGCGGACCTTGATGATGGCGCTGGTCTGCACTGTGCTTTGCACCATCCTCGCGATCCCGATCGCCTATGGCATGCTGCATCGCCTGTCGCGCTGGTCCGACCATATCACCCTGTTGATGGTCTTTGCCTTTCTCACCGATGCGGTTTTGAAGACCTTCGGTTGGGTGCTGTTTCTCGACCGCTCCGGCGTGCTGAACGGCACGCTCGAGGCGATCGGGTTCCCCCCGGCCGCGGTGAACGTGCTCTTCACGCCGAACGCGACGATGATCGGCATGGTCTACAACCTGCTGCCCTACACGATCTTCACCATCGCGCTCTCCATGGCGCGGATAGATGGGGATCTGGTGCTCGCGGCACGTGACGCGGGTGCGTCCCGGTTGCGCGCCTTCATCGAGGTGACTCTGCCGCTTGCCAAGCCCGGCATCTGGGCGGGGGCGGTTCTGGTGTTCGTTCTCAGCCTCGGTGTGTTTCTCGAGCCGAAGGTGATGGGGGGCGGGACCTCTCCGCTTGCGGCGGAACTGATCCGCCAGAGCTTCGAGACCCGCGTGAACTGGCCCTTGGGGGCGGCGCTGACGCTCGTGCTGATCGTGATCGGGGCAGCGGCTTTGACGGTGTTCGGAGCGGTCGCGCTCTGGCAGGCGCGGAGGGTGGTAAATGACTGATCGCATGGAAAAGCGAATTGCGGATGTCCTGCTCTATGGCTCCGTGTTTGCCGCGCTGATTTTCTTCTACATTCCGATCGCCACGCTGGTTCTGTTCTCCTTCACCAAGAGCCGCTTCCTGTCCTGGCCGATCCCCGAATTCTCGACCCGCTGGTATGGCGAGTTGCTGGCGGATCGCGACTTCTGGTCCGCGCTTGGCAACTCGGCGCTTCTCGCGGTGCTCGCGACGGTTTTCGCGACGCTTCTCGGCATCGGGGGCGCCTTCGCCTGGAGCCGCTACAAGTTTCGCTTCCAATGGGGTTTCCGCATCCTGACCTTCGCGCCGCTTTT contains:
- a CDS encoding PotD/PotF family extracellular solute-binding protein — encoded protein: MTKSKGIPMFSPNRRTFLQGMGAAGLAGAGLMPRKAHAATSMKFMCWEGYDSPDIIKPFEEANDVSISIDLITDSPGGFAKLAAGAWRDFDVVATDSPWVQRMGPADIGEFLDDAEFADVYESFYPQFRAPFAPLDFDGKTTGLPTRWGWVGPTVNTKYDKLENWSSYAPCFDPAYKDKICVLDWGDWPIMPMALYAGIDPYKELDDAELNEIRLVLRALFKNTRAIVGDLSVAQKGLMDGSFRTLIGGGTYCTSALRKDGQKEIMSIVPEPKDGLNQGIIWMEAGGIVKDPVDDAKAKALLRNLTSPEVAVKLAWTEATCNLVPSQEAEALFTDEQKDVLQMDYMWEAWDKSHFHNVAPNIDQMLEIWSQELAAAR
- a CDS encoding ABC transporter ATP-binding protein, yielding MVSPIIKATGIDKYYGTYRALTDISLEVANGEFLALVGPSGCGKTTLLKILAGFEDLSAGSLVIDGADMTEIPASARPTRMVFQKLALFPHKTVAQNIGFPLHLAKRPKPEIDAAVRRMLELMHLKESYLNRYPHELSGGEQQRVALARSMVSQPPVLLLDEPMSALDAKLKKSLQAELKHLHRHVGTSFVHVTHDLEEAMMLADRICVMRAGKIVQLGEPSEIYYRPANAFVAGFIGDTNLLPAKVTREGDAFRFACDVLDCANPIIATDQVAPGVAAGADAALMIRPEMLRLLAPGESADCSISGTVNEFFIRGASIQYRIAAAGTEIVMDIPGTSTLPAKQGDPVRLGLALGDLFAVEA
- a CDS encoding ABC transporter permease — encoded protein: MAEIQKSWRDGALRLSTLPLLLLMGLFFVIPLIMTALLSFQGTQYYRLVWTWDLKVWTDVFSQVHYWTIMWRTLMMALVCTVLCTILAIPIAYGMLHRLSRWSDHITLLMVFAFLTDAVLKTFGWVLFLDRSGVLNGTLEAIGFPPAAVNVLFTPNATMIGMVYNLLPYTIFTIALSMARIDGDLVLAARDAGASRLRAFIEVTLPLAKPGIWAGAVLVFVLSLGVFLEPKVMGGGTSPLAAELIRQSFETRVNWPLGAALTLVLIVIGAAALTVFGAVALWQARRVVND